GTGGCTAAAGGAGAGCACATCGCTGGTTAAAGGAGAGCACATCGTCATTAATCAGAGACTCTCATGATAGAAGAAGGTTGGAGAAGAAGACATGAAGTGTGAGTGAGTGGGTGGGCTGTAAATTCAAGTAGTTAGATTAGCTTTAACTGGAAAAACCTATGATAGTTAGTGATATAAGATGGTGCACGGGTGGCCGATGGGCCACTTTCCCTATATATAATGAATTCTCTTTTTAATTAACATGACACAATTTTACTGATAGGATATTGATAGAGACGCCACATTGGGACTATATTAGAGCTCATAACTTGCTCTTAATATAGTCCAATTTTCCAACATTTACtctcttcatttttatttttattttccagATGGGATAGGGGATTTAGTTCAAACATGGAACACTGACATCTAGTAATTACTCCTCAAGGATTTGGTGTCACTCTTTTTGAACTAAAAAGTCTAGCGCAATTGGTAAATAGTTGCGCTCCTTAATCATCTAGTCGCATCTAGTCCAGGGTTCTACCGCTAGGTGGtacatatgaaaaataatttgttgaAAGATGCCTAACAACTTAATAACATCTCGAAACCTCGAGGGGATTAATCTTTCCGATTATTTTCATTACCTTCATGAGTCAGGATAAGAGTCAGGATAAGGTTCTGAAGTAGAAGTTTCACCTTTGGGTATATAGGTGTAGCAATGAatcgcttataaaaaaaaaatgtctgcAATCAAGCATTTCAGTCTTCCAAGATATCAAGGCACACTTTCTTTGAGAAATAGCAATTCTTGTTTTTGATAGAGGTACTTCAATTCCTTTTTGGAATTGTTTGAACAAATATTGCTCTGGATTCGTAATGTTTTCTTGATCATCATTTTAATGGCAATATCGCTCTCATACACAATAaggaaaaatatttaataacaaTATAAAGAATAATGAGCGAGCCGCCATGTCCTTTTTACAACTCATCACGAAAACatcaattcaccaacaaatgcaattataattaattttatattgaaaaatgtAGTCcttttttaatcttaatttataaAGAAACCTTAACCAATTGTAGTCTTTTAAAAGTTTTCGTGATGAGTTCTACAAGTGTACTGGTTAAAaagatattaaataatttaatagtttttaATAATATTGATAACTTACATTGTTTTATTTTCGATCAATACTTTATATATTTATCAGTTTATAAAAAGTGCATTATCatgactattttttttttgaaagcacaTTATCATGACTagctaacatttttttttttaaaatagactAGTTAACATTTAATAAGGAGAAACGAACTGAAAGTCTAGAATTTATATTTCCTTGAAGGTTGATTGACTTACAAATGAAATATGCACCCCGGCCCCTTATTGATGAACCAGCACGAAGATACCAAGTATGTGAGTTCTACCGATTCCTAAATTTAGAAATACTTAATTGAGCAAATTCGTGTTAGCCGCACGTCGTGCCATATAGCACCACTCTTCTCGAAAATTGAGAGAAGTGAATATGCAGCCTAATATTAGATGTGACgtccaaattttttttattttgatttataataattttgagGTTCTTATTAAAAAGGAAGAAATGACTATCAAAGTAGAATAGGAGGGAAACTACGAAAAACTGTTAGCCAGAGAAAATTAACAGAAATTAATCTACTTATTATATGGTTCTTTTTGGCCAGCATGCCTCTTGAGTCTTGACTACTCAGTCTTCATGTATTTAAAACATGGCAAGCAACTAGAAACTGTTGTTAACCATAAAACTATACATTAAAGTTCAACCTAACCATCTACATCCAGATTTGAGACACAAGATATGCTACCTCATTGCATTGGTGCACCTGAAAGATATGCCAGAAACAGCAACATTTTGAAAAATTGGCATACCATGAAATGTATTAACAAAAAGCATGAGATATCCAAAACTGAGAGTCTGCCATCACTGTGATTGATGTTGCTGCTCTTCATGTATCTGCTGCTGCAATGAATGTTGATATTGCTCTTGTTGATGATCACCTTGCCAAACCCAAACAATGTCTTTGAGAGCAGGCCTTACCTCCTCTTTCAATATCCTCTGATACTCCAATGTATCCCCATTTGATTTTTTCACTTCCACCAAATGGAAAGATGGAGTCACCTCAAAGATCTCAGCATCAATGGACAAAACCCCCTTCCTACCTTCATCAGAACCCTCTAATTTCAACAACCCAGAAGCCCTTTTGTTTATCTTCAGCTTCAGCCTCTTGGCCATTTCTTCAAGCCTTGAAATGATCACTGATGCAGGTTGTCTTGAAGTGAACCTTGCTTCCCTTTTCTGAATGCTGTCTTCAAAGAATCCACATAGATTAAAACCAGATGAAAGGGAAATGATATCAAAGGCATTTATACTCACAGGAACAATCGACTCTTGCCTCGTTTCTTCAACTGCTACACCATCCTCACTCTCATCCCTTTGATCAGAATGATTTGTTTCCACTGTCTTGTTTCCCCCTTCATGTTTTTTCTGTCTAcaatttgattttggtcccttctTAAACCAAGAACACTGCATTATCTTAGCTATAGAAATCCTAGTGTCAGGATTTGGATCCAACATCTTGCACAATAATCTCCTCACATCTTTTGGGAACCAATGAGGAAAAGTAAACTCTGCTTTGCTTATCTTCCTATACATCTCCATCAAATTTGGGTCATGGAAAGGTGCATAACCTGCAAGTAAAACAAACAGAACCACCCCACAAGACCAAATATCAGCTTTGGCGCCATCATAGCCTTTCCTTTTGATGATTTCAGGAGCAACATATGAAGGTGTTCCACAAGTTGTATGAAGCAAACGATCTTGTCTTTTGGTTTCAGCTAAAGCACTCAACCCAAAATCTGAGACTTTCAGGTTCTCATTCTCATCAAGCAAAATGTTCTCTGGCTTTATGTCTCTATGGTACACACCTCTACTGTGACAAAAATCCACTGCACTTATTAGCTGCTTGAAATATTTGTGTGCAACATCTTCTTTCAGCTTCCCCTTAGCTACTTTCTTGAAGAGTTCTCCACCTTTGGCATATTCCATAACAAAGTAAATCTTTGCCTTTGTGGCCATGACCTCAAAAAGCTCTATAATGTTGGGATGCTTAACAAGTCTCATGATAGAAACTTCCCTTTTGATATTATCAACTTGCCCTGTTCTGATAACTTTATCCTTGTCAACAACTTTAACAGCCACACTCTGGTTAGTGATGGTGCTTCTTCCATAGTAAACCTTTGCAAATGTGCCTTGGCCTAGTAATCTTCCTAATTCATATTTTTGCATCAAGATTTTTGATGGATTCTCCATAGGGTACCTCAGAGTAGGGTGCAATGAAACACCACTTGCTCAGGTAGTCAAAATTTCTATATCATTTACAATCATAAGGACTATCTAATAGCAGAAAGGTAATTCAACCTTCTTAGTACAGATCATGTATGAACACAACAGGTACAACAAAGAAAAACTTGTGTGCTAACTGTGAGTCAAGGAGTAGTGAATGAATGAGGAAGATATTTGTGGTCCAATTTTACCTAGCACCTAGCAGGCACTACTAACAAGGACAAAACCTTATGGATCTTTAGAGACAGATCAATCTTTAGGGGAACTTGAGAAGTATACTGAAAACTTATGAAGATGCCTTTCCTTGGAGTCTAGTctgcaaaacaaacaaacaataaCACTCAGTTCAATAATTGTTTCACAGAaaagttttgtttttatttcataATATATCTTCAGGATTGCTAGGTCATCATAAACAACCTATGTTAAGAGGGTAAGtaactaaataaaaatcaaaatgaaagaGTAATCATAGTGCAGCAGAGAAATTCACGAGTTCATGATCATGACAGAACTCCCAGCAGTAACCAGGTTTGTCCTCAAAATACATGACCTTTAAAAATTCTGTATCAAAATTGACTGCAAGTCTGCAAACAACAACCATTCCAGATTTATTTTACTTATCTATATAAATTGGTTTCAAATAACACAAATAGAGATTGAAACTGATAGAATTATAAAAACTCAGCATCTCAGCTACACTTTCACTAAAGAAAAAATCAGAGTCAAAGTTTTTCAAGTTCAAAATCAAGTATGATAGCAAGATGATTTTATATGCTAAAATCATCAGAAAGTATTGTTCATGTTACATCAACTAACTGAAGCAGACAAATTGACAGaataataaactaaaataaataaataatgggACCTAACCTTTAGAATTGAGATGGTGAACAGAAAAGACAGCGATTCTAGAAGCACCAACATAGAGTAAAAGATGAAGTAGAGATTTGATACAGGATTGTGAGAGATGAAATGATTGAAAATGAATATATTAATGATTTACTAGAACCATTACCTTAGTATTCATATATTTTGATAGGTCATTTTGCTATCAACCCAAAGGGGAGAAGAATAGAACCTAACACGTGTAAGCCCATTATGCTTTCATTCACGAGTAGGGTCGAATCCTGAAGGTCCCAAAGGTCCCAGCTCATGCTAATGATTTTGAACCGGCTTTGATTGTGTTGTACGTGGCTGGCTTTTTGTTTTTTAGCCACGGAATAAAAATGAAACCTCCACCGCAAACTAGTTGACACCGCATAGTGATGTATGTGTCGGGAAGGTGCGTCTTAAATGTGAGAAGTGTGACTCAATTGAGTGAGAGACACACCCCACTTTCGTAGGTTATAGGTGACACATACACACATTGCGTTTGGATGAGGAATTGTAGAAATTCAATGGATTTTACAAGGGAATCCAATTGATTCAATTAAATTCCCttgattttcaaatttcattGTTTGGATAAAGTGATGAAATTCCCTCAATTGTAAAattctttgttttggtaatataattgaatttccttcattttaattttttttatcttaatataataataataataatgataattttttaatcttaattaatAAACCTAAAATCGGTCATAAACCATAAAAACCGACCGAAAATCCTAAAATCGACTTTAAACCCAAAAGTCGGCCTAAAAACCTAAAATCGGCCATAATCCATAAACATCGgttgaaaaccctaaaatcgacttTAAACCCGAAAGTCGGCCAAAAAAAGTAAAATCGGCTGAAAAACCTAAAATCAGCAATAACCCCTAAAAATCAgttgaaaaccctaaaattgacATTAAACCCGAAAGTCGGCCGAAAACCAAAATTTGCCGAGAACCCTAAAATTGACGTTAAACCCGAAAGTCGGCCGAAAAACCTAAAATCTGCTATAAACCCAAATAATCGACCTTAAACCCGAAAATCGCTGAAAACCCAAAATCGGCCGAAACCCCTAAAATCGACGCCAAATCCTACACGAATGCTAAAATCAgtcgaaaacctaaaatcaactaAAACCCCTAAAATAGACCCTAAACTTACTAAGGGTCAATTTTAAGGTCTATGACCGATTTTTGGGTTTTCTACCgatttttgggtttagggtcgattttagggttttcaaccgattttagggttttcaacCGACTTCAGGTTTTTGGTCGATTTTCAGGACAATTATAGGTTTTTGGCCAATTTTAGGATCCGAGTCGGGTTTagggttgattttagggttttcagcCGACTTTAGGTATTCAATCGATTTTAAGTTTTACgaccgattttagggtttaaggttgattttagggtttaaggtcgattttagggttcatGTAGGGTTTatggccgattttagggtttaatgTCGATTTTAGGTTTTTCGGCCGACTTTCGGGTTTAATgcagattttagggtttatggccaactttagggttttcggccgattttaggTTTTCGGCTGACTTTGGGGTTTAAGGTCGATTTTAGGGGTTTCGGGCgctttttagggtttagggctgATTTTAGGTGTTTTGGCCGATTTTAGTGTTTATGGCCGATTTTACgtttttcggccgattttacgattttcggccgattttaggTTTTTGGCCGACTTTTGGGTTTAAGGTCGGTTTTAGGGTTTCGTCCGACTTTCGGGTTTACAGTCGATTATAGGGTTTTCGCgtgatttttagggtttagtgccGATTTTAGGTGTTTTGGCCGATTTTAGTGCTTATGGCTGATTTTATGTTTTTcggtcgattttagggtttatggccgattttagggttttcggccGAATTTAGGTTTTTCGGCTGACTTTCGGGTTTAAGGTCGATTTAAGGGTTTCCGGCGATTTTTAGGATTTAGGGTCGAATTTAGGTGTTTCGGTCGATTTTACTGTTTAAGGTTGGTTTTAGGTGTTTTAGCTGATTTTAAGGTTCAAGTCGACTTTGGTGTCGATTTTACGCTTTTCGGTTGATTTTGGTGTTTTAAGTTGATATTAGAGTTTTGGACTTATTTTAGAAAGAGATGAGGATTTTTAAATTCCTTCAATTTTGGGATCATTTCAATTCCCTTGAATCCAGTAAGTTAAAATTTCTAGTTAAATTCTTTTGAATTTAGAATTCCTTATAAAAATATATCCAAACAAGATATTTCACAGCAAAGCATTTTAAATATCCTCTAAAATTACATTCCCCCAAAATTTACcccatccaaacacaacctaagGTTATGTTCGTTCTTCGGGCAAGGGAATACCAAACTTGATTATAGGGGTGTACATGGTTGAACTTGCCCAATTCAATCCGATCCAATGAAAAAAAATGTGGGTTgaatcagacaaagcatgtacTATCACAGAAATGAGGCTGATTaaaatttatgtggatgatggTGGCGTGCACACATTACAGATGTCAGATATGTTCCTGATTTGAGAAAGAATTTAATTTCTCTAGGTGTACAGGCAAATGGCCACTTATGATGGAGATATGAACATTATATGAATGACAGCAAGGGTGTCTTGATAGTGATGAGGGAAAAGAGATCTGCAAGTAACATTTATAAAATTTTGGGGAGTACAgttgtaggtgatgttgcatcAGTTGAGTTTGACAATGGTGCAACCAAACTCTGGCACACGCGTCTAGATCATCTCAGTGAGCGTGGGATGATGGAACTTTATAAGAGGAATCTACTGAAGGATGTTCGCAGTTGCAAGATGGACTTTTGTGAGTATTGTGTTCTTGGAAAACAGTGTCGTGTTCGTTTTAAGACCGGGAACCACAAAACAAAAGGAATCCTATACTATGTACACTCTGAAGTGTGGAGGCCTACCAGAAAGCCCTCCATGGGTGGTTTCAGGTACttttgttacttttattgatgatttttcTCGTAAGGTTTGAGTATATTTCTTGAAGCATAAAACTGAAGTCTTTACCAAGTTCAAGTAGTGGAAGGCAGAGGTAGAGAACCAAACTGTCTTCGGTATTGGTCTTATGCTTTGGGCTCTCTGTCTCCCCAACAATAATTAAGTGATATTGTCTAATAACGGGAGATAGTACCTTATTTAGGAATATTTATTCTCATAATGTGTAGGACTTCGTTAATATTGGGGAAAACTATCGACATATCATTTTATTTCGTAACAATTGTCTGCTAATTCGAGTATTCGAGGAATTAGGATGCTTGGAACGTCAATATCTAAGATAGCCCTTTGGTTGAAGGCATTGAGATGCTTGACATGCTTcctatggtttttttttttgaaaagcaaatGAATTATATTAAAGACCAAAAGCACCAGAGGTGCTACAGAAACATGTACAACAAGGTTCTATGGTGAAAGAAGCCTATAAAACTCTGACAATAAGCAATTTTCACCCGTAGCTCAAAACAAATTTATAGCACAGCTAAACCCACTTAGATGAATGAGATTACAGAAATAATTGACATAAATACCAGATTCTATACCCATCAAACTCCTGATATACAAATACAAGGCTCCCTATCCCAAGCATAATAAGAGAAGCTGCAGTTTTTTGATAGAGACTTGAGCCACACCCATGATCTTAGCTTTAGGAGATCAACCACAAAATCAATATTTACCTGAGCACCCTTAAACACCACTTCATTCCTGTGCAACCAAATACTCCACACTAGGGCTGAGCACCGGTCGGTTTTGGTCGGATTCGGGCCGTAAAAGCCAAATTCGGCCAAAACCGAAACAGAAATATCCTGGTCCGATTCCGTCCAATGGGAGCCTCGGATTTGTCGGTTTGCGGGTTGGTCGAGTATTCGGGTGAACGGATCGATTTTATCGGATCTGAGGGTACTGTCTACACCCAGAAAACTTTATCCGGAAAGAGAGAATACGGGCTTGGCCGCAGGCTCAACGATGGTAAAGACGGCGGAGCAAAGGAACCGAAAAGATGGCCACGCATCCAAAGCACCAAGGTGTTTGTTGTGCATGGTGTCTTAGATATaccaagaagaaaaagagatggAAATACCCACTGTAAAAGGGGATTCTTGTTTGGCTTCACTACCGTATGGATCCACCTTGTCCTCAAAACTGAGGTGGAAAGCTGCGATTTTTGTTCGGAAAACTTAGAGCTTAGATGAGAAAGAAAGCTTGGTGTAAGTTTTGTTTCAGAGACTAGAACTAGAAAAGGGAGATAGATATTAGTGTTTCTTTGCCTTACTTAAATTTAAATTCATCATGGAAGTCACATGATGGCATTACCAGGCCTATAAGTCATAGCCTAGTATAGAACTCACGTGAATAGCcagcttttaaaaaaaatactattataTAAGTGTAACAAGACAAGGCACTGAACGTGGAGGTTATAGGTCTaaagtttgaatttttaaaCACATCGTGTGCACAAAAGACTAAACTTGTATATGCTTTCCCATATAAACGGTCGGGTTCGGGCTTCCATGGATTGAATTTTTCACAACCGAGCCCGACCATTGTTAGTCAAATGAAACCGAATTTGTTCACCCAGCAACCCGGAAATCCGTTCATACCCGCCCAAGAGCTTAATCTTCCAGTTGGGTAGTGCGGGTTCGGACGGATCGGATTATTTTCCCACCCCTACTCCACACTGCTGCTAGCCAAATAGCTCTCCATATTAGCCTTTGATTCTTGTTCCTTCCCCATTGCTCATGGTGCAAGAAGTGAGAAGTGCACTCTTGGGGGAGGGCAGTTATTAGCCCCAGCCAAGAATAACACCCCATCCAAATGAGATATGATACCGCACATTCAAAAAACAGATGGTCCGCATTTTCTGGACAACTTTTGCAAAAACAGCAAACACCAACTCCATTTTGAGTCAGGTACACTCCCCGCTTAACCAGATTTTCCACCGTTGGTAATCTCCGGTGAGCAATTCTCCATGCTAGAGCCATCACTTTTGATGGAGCCGGGCTCTTCCAAATGGATTTGAAATACGTGTTGCTATTATAATCATGCCTTATTAGTTGTGTCTCATAAGCAGACTTTACCGAATACACACCATCAGCTGCATTTTCCCACCTCCACTTATCCTTTGAATTTTTTGAGATCTGGACACTTGAAATTACCtgcaaaaaatcacaaaacaacTGCTCCTCTCTTTCAAACATCCTTCTTCTCCAACAAAATTTCCACTCCCACTTTCCAAGTAACCACTCACCCATCTCAACTATACAATTGTTCTTTTGTTCAGATAACTCATACAACCTTTTATATTTCTCCTTTAGGCTCACATCCCTAACCCACCTCTCCTCCCAAAAACTAATCTCACCCTCATCTCCCACCACTCTCTTCACATGCTTTTGGAGCCACTCACCCTCCTCCCCACAAATACTCACCTTCTGTAAGTCCCTCCACCAAATGGAATCTTTCCGAAAACACTTCTCGTCCCCCACCCGAACACCCTCACCATATTTTTCCCTCAACACCCTTCCCCACATGTTGTTGCTTCCTATGGTATACCCGTGATGCGGAAGAGCTCAAAAGCTTCCGAGGTATGTGTCCGAGGTGATTATTGTCGAGTCAGTCTTTCATTCATAGGTTTTACCTTCGATATTGACGCATTGTCCAACACAACAAGAAAATTGGTGACTG
This is a stretch of genomic DNA from Lotus japonicus ecotype B-129 chromosome 1, LjGifu_v1.2. It encodes these proteins:
- the LOC130733886 gene encoding CBL-interacting serine/threonine-protein kinase 10-like, yielding MENPSKILMQKYELGRLLGQGTFAKVYYGRSTITNQSVAVKVVDKDKVIRTGQVDNIKREVSIMRLVKHPNIIELFEVMATKAKIYFVMEYAKGGELFKKVAKGKLKEDVAHKYFKQLISAVDFCHSRGVYHRDIKPENILLDENENLKVSDFGLSALAETKRQDRLLHTTCGTPSYVAPEIIKRKGYDGAKADIWSCGVVLFVLLAGYAPFHDPNLMEMYRKISKAEFTFPHWFPKDVRRLLCKMLDPNPDTRISIAKIMQCSWFKKGPKSNCRQKKHEGGNKTVETNHSDQRDESEDGVAVEETRQESIVPVSINAFDIISLSSGFNLCGFFEDSIQKREARFTSRQPASVIISRLEEMAKRLKLKINKRASGLLKLEGSDEGRKGVLSIDAEIFEVTPSFHLVEVKKSNGDTLEYQRILKEEVRPALKDIVWVWQGDHQQEQYQHSLQQQIHEEQQHQSQ